The window GCCGCCGCTCGAGTCGGTCCGGATCTGCGGGTTCGACGTGACGCTCGTGCCGGTCGAGCATCCCCCGCTGCTGTGTTACGGGCTCGCGATCGAGGATCCCGAGACGGGCGCGAAACTCTCGCTGTCGGGCGACACGAGCTACGGGATCCCGGAGCGGTCCCGCGAGGTGCTCGCCGACCCCGACCTCCTGCTGGCCGACGCCATCGTCCCCGCCAAGTTCTGCGAGCACCACCCCGTCGGCGGCCGTCACGAAGGCCCCGACGGCGTTCCCCGAACCTTCGGTACGAAACACATGACCCGCGAGGGCGCGCTCGCGCTGGCCGACGACCTCGAGGCCGAGCGCACGCGGCTGGTCCACCTCGCGCACTACTATCCGGCCGACGAGGCCTTCGAGGAGCCGCTGGCGGTCGACGGCGAGGAGTACGTCCTCTGAACGAGCGCACTGGTGGCACATGAAAGTCCAATAGCTACATCGCCGATCCGCGTCGGTGTTCGTATGGCACAGCTCACGGACGACGACGAAGGCAAACGGATCGTCAACGCGGAAGGCGAACAGATCGGCATCATCGAGAGCGTCGAGGGCGGCACCGCACACGTCAATCCAGATCCGGGGATGACGGATACGATCAAGTCGAAGCTCGGGTGGGGCGATACCGACGAGGACACCTACCCGCTCGACGCGGAAAACATCGAATCGATTTCCGACGACGAGGTCCGGCTCCAGCGGCTCTGAGGATTCGGCGCGCCAGCGCGCGACCTCACCCCCACCGAAACCGCTGTTCTACCCCTACTCGAACTGCCCCAGTCCCGACTGACGCCGCCGCTTTCCGGTCGGATCGGCAACCCAGGGTGTTCGTCGGTCACGTTCCGCCTCGAGGTCGATTTCGTCGGGATCGGCCGCGGGCTCGTACCCGGGACACGAGGGACCGCACCTCGAGTTGGCGTCGACGAGCCGGTCGGCCCACTCGCAGTGCGGCAGCGTCGCCCCGGTGTCGGCCGGATCGGTCGGTTCGCAGGCGCGACAGTCGGGAATGCCGTACGTTCGCCACCCCTTGCCGTAGGCCCGTTCGGCGAGCCGACGTCGGGCGCGCGCCTTTTCGTCGGGCGGCACGACGGCGATATCCGTGCGGCCGGGGCGGGACTCGAGGGGTTCGATTCCGGGCTCGTCGACCGGGAGCGGCGTCGGCTCGCGGATAACCTCGACCTCGACCTCAAGGTCGCTCTCGAGAGCCCCCGATTGGGCCGTCCTCGAGCCGTCGCGGTGGACACGCCAGACGCCGACCTCGTCGGGGATCCGGTTCAGGTGCGCGCGCGTCACGTAACTCTCGGTCGCGAGGATCGCTTCGTCCACCAGGGCGAGGCTGACGTCCGTCCGGAGTTGCGCCTCGAGGTCGCCCGGCCGGCCGAGGTCGGGTTTGTTCTCGATGCCGACGAGCCGGCCGTACCAGTCCGGATAGCGGGCGACCTGCCGGACGTACTCGCGACCCTTCCGGCGTTCGCGTTCGAAAAACCCGATCTCGCAGGCGCGCTCGACCGCCCGTCGCGCGTGATCGGGATGGCAGTCGTCCGGTACGGCGTTCTTCCAGTACCGGGCCCGGCCGGGACCGACGTCGGACTCGATCGCTGCGTCGGGGACCGTCTCGCTCGTGATGGCGGTTCGATCCTCGAACTCCGGTCCCGGTGCGACGCAAACGACGTCGAGGATTCGACCGCCGGGATCCGCGACGCTCGCGCCGAGTTGCCGGGCGACGATCCCCGATCGCCGGGCCTCGAGGTGGGCACACAACTCGAGTTCGAACGCGAACTCCGACGCCGAGGGAGACACAGGAGACGGAACGGGCGCGGTCGGAAAAAGCCCGTCGGGTGCGGGCGGTCCATTACTGCGCCGACGTGAGCGGCGGCTCGGACCGTCGGCCGAACCGCCGATCGACGGCGGTCTCGAGGCGTTCACGAAGCAGTCGCGCCCCGGCGAGGCCGGTTCCGGTCGTCGCGAGGCCGACGAGGAGCGCGACCGCGGCCGCGCGCGAGGAGTCGTCGACCGTTGCTGCCGCTGCGAGCGCGGTGAGCGTCGCGGCGACGATCAGCGCTGTGGCTCCCACTGCGACGACCGCGATTTCGGCGACGCTGTGGCCGTCGATCGAGACGACCGTTCTCGGTGGACTCGGATCGTTCATCGTAGTTCTACCGACGGTCCGACCGGGAATAAATGTAATCTTAATTATGTTTTTGTAGCGCGTGCTACTGAAATTCGTTTCAGTAGCTGAGGCGCGTCGAGAGCCGATGGGGATACCGTTGCGATTCGAACGGGGCAATGGCGAGAAACCGACCCGGTCGAATCGAACCGACTCCAACTGCGCTGAGACGGGAAGCCGTGTAAACTATCTCACCTCGCTTGGGCACTGGCCTCACTCGTTCCAGCGGCACCACCCTACTGATGCATCCGAATCCTGAGAGATGTGAATACGCCTGTGCAGCAAGTACGCCGAGGTTGACGACGATGCCGGCGTAGGCGACCGTGTAGTCGATGGCGGTCAGGACCAACGAAAAGACCGCAACCGTACCCACCAACAGAGGCCGGTGGTCCCAGTCCGTGAGTAGCCCGCCCGCAGCGGCAACGAACCCGATGGCAGCTCCTACCCAGAGGGGCCGAACACACGCATACCCACGTCTCCGACGTTCACCGCAGCCCCGAGGAGCGTCGTCTTGTCGGGGAACTCGGCGACCTCGGTGAGTTCGAAATACACAGCGGTGCCGAGAAGGTGAACTATTCCGTCTCCAACGAGGACGATTGATCCTGCGTACGGCAGGAGCCTATTCATACTACAATTATACAGTGTCTCAGAACGATCGGTTCAATATATGAACGCTCGCGTCGGGTGCAACGACCCGTCACCGTCCGCGTCGAATGCCGTGTTAACGCACCGCGACATCAACCGGGACAACTACTGAGGTGGTGGGCGTGTCCCGATCACCGATTCCCCGCTCGTACCGTCTCGCATCGTTTACGACGCTGCTGTTGACGACGGTTGCCACCGTCGTCGGACTGGCCGCTCCGAACTTCTACCGCGACGACCCGGCGTTGCTGCCCCAGATCTACGGGCAAGACGTGTTGACGCTCGTGGTCGCCGTTCCAGCCCTCGCTGCTTCGCTGTACTACGCGGACCGTGGGTCGCTGCGGGGCTACCTCGTTTGGCTCGGCGTGACCGGCTACCTGCTGTACACCTACGCCTCGTACGCGTTCATGACTGCGTTCAACGAACTGTACCTCGTGTATACGATGTTGCTCTGGCTGACGCTGTTTACGTTCGTCGGCGGGATGGTTCGGCTCGACGCGGCGGCGCTGAAACGGGACCTCGAGGGAACGTCCGTCCGGCCCTACGTCGTCTTCCAGCTGTCGCTGGCCGTCTTGATATCATCGCTCTGGCTCTCGGAGGTTCTACCTGCGACCCTCGCGGGAACGACACCGGCGAGCATCGCCGAACCGGGGCTCCCGACGTCGGTCATCTACTCGCTGGACCTGGGCATTCTCGTCCCCGGGTTCGTCCTGACGGCCTACTGGCTCCGAAACCGTCGGGCGTGGGGGTACGCGTTCACCGCCGTGCTGCTCGTGAAGATCGCCACGCTCGGCGGCGCCGTCCTCGCGATGGTCGTCTACATGATCCACGACGGGCAGGCCGTACCATTGCCCCAGGTCGTCATTTTCGGAACGCTGACGGCCATCAGTCTCGGATTGATCGGCCGATTTCTGGCGGCGATCAATCCCGAGTCGGACCCGGTCCGGGCAGGACCGAACCCCGAGAGCGGAGTCGAAACGTAGCCAGAGCCGAGCGTCCGTCCGTTCGGGAAAGAACTTCTCGACGACCAATGAGGAGCGGAATCCGTGCCGTTGCCGTCCGTGATACGCGCCTCGTATTCAGCACGACTGCGCCGACATCATCAGCAATAGGTACTCAGGCGTCAGCGACCCGCGTCTCGAGCACGTCGAGATTCTCGTCCAGCGTGACCCGGAGTTCGTCGCCCGCGAGCGAAATGCGGACCTCGAGTCGGAGCGGGTCGCGTTCGGTGAGCGTCGTGTACTCGTCGGACACGCACCAGGGCAGGGTCCAGTAGGGGCGTTCGGCGAGCGAAACGCCGCGGTCGCGGTGGAAGCCGACGACCGCGGGGTGGTCGAGCAGGCGCAGGCCGACGGCCGAACAGAGGGTGTAGTCGCACTGGGCGCACTCGTGGTCGACGCGGAGGCCGACGCCGAGACAGCAGTCGCCGCTCTCCTCGACGATTCGAGACCGCATCCGCCCGTTACACTCCGGACAGACGCCGTCGGCGGCCAGACAGTGGAGGTGTTTCACCCGCTGGTCGAACGCCGCCGCGACCTCCTCGCGGGTCCGGTCGTTCAGCCCGCCGGGCGGGAACGCGTACTCGCCGTGGCCGTGCCCGCAGTCCGTGCAGTCGATGGCGAGTCGTTCGTCCGCGTAGCTCGCCTCGAGGTCGCCGCCGCAGGCGTAGCACTCGCCCGCGACCGGAAACGGCTCGATCGACGGATCCTCGGTGAACGAGCCGGCGATCACCGAGCGGACGATCTTCTCGCCGGCGTGTTTGAACGCGTATCCTTCCTCGTCCTGCCGGACGAAGTGGCCCGTCAGCTTCTGGAGGTGGTAGTTGAACTGGGCCGAATCGCGCATCCCGACCTCGCGGCGGAGTTCGGAGAACGAAACCGGTTGTTCGTCGGCCATCCACAGCGCCTCGAGGATCGACAGCCGCGTCTCGTTACTGACGAGCGCGAACGCGTCCGCGGGGTCGAGACAGTCCGTACACTCGAGCGGGCTCTCGCGCTCGCGTTCTCGCTCGTGCTCGCTCGAGATGTCCGATCGACTCATACCAAGCCGTATGGGAGCAACTGCCAAAACGATTCCCTGAACGCGATTTATGTAATATATCAGTCACGTCCGAACGACACGGCTGCCGGTCGCAGTCGGCCGCTCGACCCTCGAGCGCAGCCGCGAATTGGGTCGGCAGCATCGATCCGTCAGTTTCGGTGACGGACGTGGCTCCGAACCGTTTCGGTCGGCGAAACCGCTATCAGAACAGTAGGTTTATCAAGCGCACGGCGGAAGCCATACCTAAGATTACTCATCGTCTTATGGCAGGAAATCAACAACCGGAGGTGAACATCGGGCTCGTCGGTCACGTCGACCACGGCAAGACCACGCTGGTCCAGGCCCTCAGCGGCTCGTGGACCGACCAGCACAGCGAGGAGATGAAGCGTGGCATCTCCATCAGGCTCGGCTACGCGGACGCGACGTTCCGCCACTGCCCCGACCTGGACGAACCCGAGTGTTACACCGTCGAGGAGGAGTGTCCGGACGGCTCCCCGAGCGAGCCGCTGCGGACCGTTTCGTTCGTCGACGCCCCGGGGCACGAGACCCTGATGGCGACGATGCTCTCCGGCGCATCGCTGATGGACGGCGCCGTGTTGGTCATCAGCGCCAACGAGCCCGTCCCGCAGCCACAGACCGAAGAGCACCTGATGGCGCTGGATATCATCGGGATCGACAACATCGTCATCGCCCAGAACAAGGTCGACCTCGTCAGCAGCGATCAGGCCCGACAGAACTACGAGGAGATCCAGGAGTTCGTCGAGGGTACCGTCGCCGAGGACGCGCCGGTCGTCCCGGTTTCGGCCGGCCAGGAGGTCAACCTCGACCTGCTGATCCAGGCGATCGAAGAGGAGATCCCGACGCCGGAGCGCGATCCCGACGCCGATCCGCTGATGCACGTCGCCCGCAGCTTCGACATCAACAAGCCCGGGACGTCCGCCGCCGATCTGGCCGGCGGCGTCCTCGGCGGCAGCCTCGTCCAGGGCGAACTCGAGGTCGACGACGAGATCGAGATCCGCCCCGGCCGCGAGGTCGAGGAGGGCGGCCAGACGGAGTACGTCCCGATCGAGACGACGATCCGCTCGCTGCAGGCCGGCGGCGAGAACGTCGACACGGCCACGCCGGGCGGCCTGCTCGGCGTCGGGACCGGCCTCGATCCGTCGCTGACGAAAGGCGACGCGCTCGCGGGTCGGCTGGCCGGACCGCCGGGCTCGCTCCCGCCGACCTGGGAGAGTTTCACGATGGACGTCGACCTGCTCGAGCGCGTCGTCGGCGCCGAGAGCGGCGAGACAGTCGACGAGATCAGCACGGGCGAACCCCTGATGATGACCGTCGGGACGGCGACGACCGTCGGCGCAGTCACCAGCGCCCGCGGCGGCGAGTGCGAGGTCAATCTCAAGCGTCCCGTCGCGGCCGAACCGGGCGCGAAGATCGCGATCAACCGCCGCATCGGCGCCCGCTGGCGGCTGATCGGACTCGGGACGCTCAAGGAGTAACACGACGGCCATCGACGACGGACCAGGATGAGTACGGGGACACCGGATCGAACTGGAACCGACACCGGCGCACGGGTCGCGCTCGATACGAGCGCGCTCATGATGCCGGTCGAACTCGACGTCCGCCTGTTCGACGAACTCGATCGGTTGCTCGACGATCTCGAGCCGACCGCGCCCCAGGCCGTCGTCGAGGAACTCCGTCGCCTCGCCGAGAAAGGCGGGACGGAGGGGACGGCCGCCAACGTCGGCCACGATCTGGCGACCGAACGCTGTCTCATCGTCGATACGGAGGCATCGTACGCCGACGACGCCTTGGTCGAACTCGCCCGCGAGGGCAACGTCGACTACGTCGTCACGAACGACCGCCCGCTGCGCGACCGGGTGCTCGAGGCGAGCGTACCGGTAATTGCATTACGCGGGAGAAACAAGTTAGCGATCACTCAACCATAGATGTACAAACGGGTCAGACTAAAGGACACGGTGGAAGTACCGCCGGAGGCACTCGGCGACGTCTCGCCGGACCTCGTGAAGCGACTGCTGCAGGACAAACTCGAAGGACGGATGGACGAGGAGGTGGGGAGCATCGTCTCCGTCACCGAAGTTCACGACATCGGCGAAGGGACGGTACTCCCGAACGAACCGGGCGTCTACTACGAAGCCGACTTCGACGCCGTCACCTTCGATCCGCAGATGCAGGAGGTCGTCGACGGGACGGTCGTCGAGGTCGTCGAGTTCGGCGCCTTCGTCGGGATCGGCCCCGTCGACGGACTGCTCCACGTCTCCCAGATCAGCGACGAGTACCTCGCCTTCGACGGCGAGAACCAGCGGCTCTCCTCCAACGAGTCCGATCGTGCGCTCGGCGTCGAGGACGCCATCCGCACCCGCATCGTCACCAAGAGCATCGACGAGCGCAATCCGCGCGACTCGAAGATCGGTCTCACCGCGAAGCAGCCGGGCCTGGGCAAGCACGCCTGGCTCGAGGAGGAACACGAAAAGCGCGAAGCGACCACCACGACCGAGGGTGAATAACCATGGCATCCGATCGCCTCGTCTGCCGAGAGTGCCACCGCGTGAACGAACCGGACAACGACACCTGCGACGCCTGTAACTCCTCGTCGCTGACCGAGGACTGGGCGGGGTACGTCGTCATCGCCCACCCCGAGGACAGCGAGATCGCCAGCGAGATGCAGATCACGGAGCCGGGCGCGTACGCGCTGAAGGTCCGCTGATCGCGGTTTCGACGCGAACTCGAGGACGAGCCACAGCCACGAAACGCCGACTTCTCCACGCACATCCGTGACCGACGATACCGATCCTGACGTCGACAGAAGCGAAGCCACCGAGGACGCCGAAGGCGACTACCAGCACCTGCTGACGCTGCCCGACGGCCTCCGCGCGGAGCTCAAGGAGCCGATCGGGCCGATCGAGACCGACGCCGAGCGGCTGCTGGCCGACGTCGACGGCACCCTCGTCGCCGTCGGCGACGTCGTCACCTACCACCTGCTCGAGGCCGGCCGCGCGCCCGACGTGGCGCTCGTCGACGAGCGCACCGAGCGCGAGGCCGTCGACGAGGACGTTCGCCGAACCATCACCGCCGAGACCCATCTCGAGGCGGTGAACCCGCCCGCCGAAATCTCGGTGGAGGTCATCGAGGCGCTGCTCGAGGCCCTTTCCCGCGACGAGCCGACGACGATCCTCGTCGAGGGCGAGGAGGATCTGGTCGCCCTGCCGGCGATCGTCGCCGCTCCCGAGGGCGCAAGCGTCGTCTACGGCCAGCCCGGCGAAGGGATGGTCCACGTGCGCGTGACCGACGACCACCGCGAGCGGATGCGGGCGCTGCTCGAGCGCTTCGAGGGCGATACGGAGCGGTTGTGGACGTTGCTCGAGGAACGCGACGAGTAACGAACCGGCGGACGGAGTGTGGCACCGTCGCGGTTTCGACACCCGAAACGAGTGGTTGGATTTATATCATTTATTCGCTAACAGTTCGGCATGGATCTGACAGAACCGACGGTTCGATGGGGAATCGGTCTCTCGGGCGGGCTCGTGATCGCCGTGATTGCGATCCTCTTTCTGGAGGGCACGATGCAGTTGGCCGCGCTCGGGATCGCCGTCCTCGATATGGTGGTGACGCCGTTGATCCTGAAACAGGCCGCGGAAAGCGACGCCGATGGCGTCGGCGAGACCGGAGGCACGCGATAGCAAGGCTGGCGAGCCGACGGGTGCCTTCGACCGTCGCCCCGCCGTTCGACAGGATATTTACCGGCCGACGTGAACGTGACCGACATGTACGATTTCGTCATTGTCGGCGTCGGCCCCGCCGGTGCGCGCTTCTCGAGGCGGGCCGCCGAGAAGGGTTACGACGTGCTGGCGTTAGAGCAGGGGACGATCGGCACCCCCCTGGCCTGCTCGGGCCACGTCAGCACCGACATCTGGGAGTTTACCGGCCGCGGCGCCCGCGATGACCTCTTTCAAAACGAGATCTACGGCGCCCGATTCCACGTCGGCGGCCCGCGCAGCGACGCCTATCCCTTCTACAAGCGCGAGGTCGCCTCGAACGTCATCGACCGCGTCGGGCTGGACCGCCACCTCGCGGACCTCGCCCGCGAGGCCGGCGCGGACGTCCGCGAGGAACACACCGTCACCGACGTCCGCGAGTACCACGATCGCGTCGAGGTCGTCGCGAACGGTCCCGACGGCGTCGTCACCCACGAGGCCCGCATGGTCGCCGGCTGCGACGGCCCGCGCTCGAGGGTCCGGGACGAACTCGACCTTCCGGAACCCGACGAACTGCTCCACGGGGTGCTCGCCTTCTCCGAGGAGGCGGACGACCAGGACTTCGTCGACGTCCACCTCACCCCGCCAACGTTCTTCGCGTGGCGCATCCCCCGCGGCGACGCCGGCGTGGAGTACGGCCTCGCGGCCCCACCGGGCGTGCACGTGAACAAGCACTTCGAGGAACTGATCGACGGCTACGAGGTCGACGTCTCCCACCGCTGTTCCGGTGCGATCCCGATCGGGCCGCCGGATCGAGTCACCTCGAGACGCGGCTTCCTGCTCGGCGACGCGGCCGCCCAGACCAAGCCCTTTACCGGCGGCGGCATCCTCTACGGCATGACCGCCGCCGACCACGCCGCGCGGGAGATCGATCCCCAGCGGCCGACGACGCTGGCGGCCTACGAGCGCGCCTGGCGCGCCGACCTCGAGCGCGAGCAGGAACTGGCCCACTGGATCCGGCGGGCCTACTCGCTGCCGGAACCGGTCCAGCGGCTCGGTCTGGGTGCGCTGTCGGGCGAGATCGGCGTCCACATGGATCGACCGACGTCGCTGCTCTCGGTGGATCACCTCCGGGCGATGCTCTCGCGGATGTGGCGCTGAGTTTCGGGAGTGCCGGACGCGGTCAGGGTCGAGTCGTTCCAGACGCGGTCGGGGCCGAGCCGCGAGCCGTCGCGATCAAACCAAAGACCGAAGCCCGCCCTCACGAACACGCGACTAATGACCGGAGGAGGGAGGGTCGTCGATCTCGTCGCCCGCACCCTCGAGCG is drawn from Halopiger aswanensis and contains these coding sequences:
- a CDS encoding geranylgeranyl reductase family protein, which gives rise to MYDFVIVGVGPAGARFSRRAAEKGYDVLALEQGTIGTPLACSGHVSTDIWEFTGRGARDDLFQNEIYGARFHVGGPRSDAYPFYKREVASNVIDRVGLDRHLADLAREAGADVREEHTVTDVREYHDRVEVVANGPDGVVTHEARMVAGCDGPRSRVRDELDLPEPDELLHGVLAFSEEADDQDFVDVHLTPPTFFAWRIPRGDAGVEYGLAAPPGVHVNKHFEELIDGYEVDVSHRCSGAIPIGPPDRVTSRRGFLLGDAAAQTKPFTGGGILYGMTAADHAAREIDPQRPTTLAAYERAWRADLEREQELAHWIRRAYSLPEPVQRLGLGALSGEIGVHMDRPTSLLSVDHLRAMLSRMWR
- a CDS encoding PRC-barrel domain containing protein, yielding MAQLTDDDEGKRIVNAEGEQIGIIESVEGGTAHVNPDPGMTDTIKSKLGWGDTDEDTYPLDAENIESISDDEVRLQRL
- a CDS encoding MBL fold metallo-hydrolase; translated protein: MRVTLLGTGDTTGTPTVGCDCETCETARERDIERTRFSVHVENERTDESLLIDFSPDFRYQFLRDDVSLPDAALITHIHFDHLDGLGNVFRVFDSLDVYAADETDPQTGKSVADTVRDDYHYLDPIDVHPTPPLESVRICGFDVTLVPVEHPPLLCYGLAIEDPETGAKLSLSGDTSYGIPERSREVLADPDLLLADAIVPAKFCEHHPVGGRHEGPDGVPRTFGTKHMTREGALALADDLEAERTRLVHLAHYYPADEAFEEPLAVDGEEYVL
- a CDS encoding PIN domain-containing protein, whose product is MSTGTPDRTGTDTGARVALDTSALMMPVELDVRLFDELDRLLDDLEPTAPQAVVEELRRLAEKGGTEGTAANVGHDLATERCLIVDTEASYADDALVELAREGNVDYVVTNDRPLRDRVLEASVPVIALRGRNKLAITQP
- the spt4 gene encoding transcription elongation factor subunit Spt4, which encodes MASDRLVCRECHRVNEPDNDTCDACNSSSLTEDWAGYVVIAHPEDSEIASEMQITEPGAYALKVR
- a CDS encoding DUF5787 family protein, with translation MSPSASEFAFELELCAHLEARRSGIVARQLGASVADPGGRILDVVCVAPGPEFEDRTAITSETVPDAAIESDVGPGRARYWKNAVPDDCHPDHARRAVERACEIGFFERERRKGREYVRQVARYPDWYGRLVGIENKPDLGRPGDLEAQLRTDVSLALVDEAILATESYVTRAHLNRIPDEVGVWRVHRDGSRTAQSGALESDLEVEVEVIREPTPLPVDEPGIEPLESRPGRTDIAVVPPDEKARARRRLAERAYGKGWRTYGIPDCRACEPTDPADTGATLPHCEWADRLVDANSRCGPSCPGYEPAADPDEIDLEAERDRRTPWVADPTGKRRRQSGLGQFE
- a CDS encoding GTP-dependent dephospho-CoA kinase family protein translates to MLTLPDGLRAELKEPIGPIETDAERLLADVDGTLVAVGDVVTYHLLEAGRAPDVALVDERTEREAVDEDVRRTITAETHLEAVNPPAEISVEVIEALLEALSRDEPTTILVEGEEDLVALPAIVAAPEGASVVYGQPGEGMVHVRVTDDHRERMRALLERFEGDTERLWTLLEERDE
- a CDS encoding winged helix-turn-helix domain-containing protein: MSRSDISSEHERERERESPLECTDCLDPADAFALVSNETRLSILEALWMADEQPVSFSELRREVGMRDSAQFNYHLQKLTGHFVRQDEEGYAFKHAGEKIVRSVIAGSFTEDPSIEPFPVAGECYACGGDLEASYADERLAIDCTDCGHGHGEYAFPPGGLNDRTREEVAAAFDQRVKHLHCLAADGVCPECNGRMRSRIVEESGDCCLGVGLRVDHECAQCDYTLCSAVGLRLLDHPAVVGFHRDRGVSLAERPYWTLPWCVSDEYTTLTERDPLRLEVRISLAGDELRVTLDENLDVLETRVADA
- a CDS encoding translation initiation factor IF-2 subunit gamma, producing MAGNQQPEVNIGLVGHVDHGKTTLVQALSGSWTDQHSEEMKRGISIRLGYADATFRHCPDLDEPECYTVEEECPDGSPSEPLRTVSFVDAPGHETLMATMLSGASLMDGAVLVISANEPVPQPQTEEHLMALDIIGIDNIVIAQNKVDLVSSDQARQNYEEIQEFVEGTVAEDAPVVPVSAGQEVNLDLLIQAIEEEIPTPERDPDADPLMHVARSFDINKPGTSAADLAGGVLGGSLVQGELEVDDEIEIRPGREVEEGGQTEYVPIETTIRSLQAGGENVDTATPGGLLGVGTGLDPSLTKGDALAGRLAGPPGSLPPTWESFTMDVDLLERVVGAESGETVDEISTGEPLMMTVGTATTVGAVTSARGGECEVNLKRPVAAEPGAKIAINRRIGARWRLIGLGTLKE
- a CDS encoding DNA-directed RNA polymerase, translating into MYKRVRLKDTVEVPPEALGDVSPDLVKRLLQDKLEGRMDEEVGSIVSVTEVHDIGEGTVLPNEPGVYYEADFDAVTFDPQMQEVVDGTVVEVVEFGAFVGIGPVDGLLHVSQISDEYLAFDGENQRLSSNESDRALGVEDAIRTRIVTKSIDERNPRDSKIGLTAKQPGLGKHAWLEEEHEKREATTTTEGE